The Teredinibacter sp. KSP-S5-2 genome includes a window with the following:
- a CDS encoding MbtH family NRPS accessory protein, with product MSDYKNSDPFESYYVVKNINNHHSIWPDEKEIPIGWDVVRGPAGKEECLDWIEKNWSGPSLT from the coding sequence ATGAGTGACTATAAAAACTCCGATCCATTTGAATCATATTACGTGGTTAAAAATATTAATAACCATCATTCTATTTGGCCTGATGAAAAAGAAATTCCAATCGGCTGGGATGTGGTTAGGGGGCCTGCTGGTAAGGAGGAATGCTTAGACTGGATTGAAAAAAATTGGTCTGGTCCATCTTTAACATAA
- a CDS encoding nucleotide disphospho-sugar-binding domain-containing protein encodes MSQVSIHDSIKKTIVFFVGDYLGHIYAVVGAAKKMLDLGFDVKFFTIGSEDKIRQMGFDAIVVPEFDEPDFKVLPKMSRSREIDLWLNKVNECIERVMADIKPDLIIFDPFLLMFYPYFWRLGVRCASFSSKPLIESDPLVPPFHSDLIPQYTKLGIARIRYEWAKQKLGYFLYRFQCLVSELMTGISHRTVMLRIAENVGFPIKDEYRVRYFSYDMCFNSVPELLFQAKEFDFPRKSYREGHSFFVGPCIVDAITSSKGFAFPEGDGPLIYCHLGTVATQFDSEKLKLYECVINAVEDNESLRLVVSTCHELATELLKAKRKKICKRISINTSVPQHNILSKSSLLVTHGGGTSIKEAIHHGVPMLAFPRHADQPGSVARLVFHGLGERIRVVSTKSVSRLIEKVVGDERYKTAVLKMRDNFELYNSNGVIDKVLKEIIDFQ; translated from the coding sequence GTGAGTCAAGTAAGTATTCATGATTCTATAAAAAAAACGATTGTTTTTTTTGTTGGTGATTATCTTGGTCATATCTATGCTGTAGTCGGCGCGGCAAAAAAAATGCTCGACCTGGGGTTTGATGTAAAGTTTTTTACAATTGGTAGTGAAGATAAAATTCGACAAATGGGGTTTGATGCAATTGTTGTCCCAGAGTTTGATGAACCCGATTTTAAAGTTTTGCCTAAGATGTCGAGAAGTCGAGAGATAGATTTATGGTTGAATAAGGTTAATGAATGTATTGAAAGGGTGATGGCAGATATTAAACCAGACTTAATAATATTTGATCCTTTTTTGCTCATGTTTTATCCGTATTTTTGGCGTCTTGGTGTTAGGTGTGCATCTTTCAGCTCAAAGCCTCTTATAGAATCGGATCCGTTAGTGCCACCATTTCATAGTGATTTAATTCCTCAATATACAAAACTGGGGATTGCCCGTATTCGGTATGAGTGGGCTAAGCAGAAATTGGGCTATTTCCTTTATCGTTTTCAATGCCTGGTTTCGGAACTGATGACTGGAATATCTCATAGAACTGTTATGCTCCGTATCGCTGAAAATGTAGGATTTCCCATTAAAGATGAATATAGGGTTCGATATTTCTCATATGATATGTGTTTTAACAGTGTGCCCGAGTTGCTGTTTCAGGCAAAAGAATTTGATTTCCCAAGAAAAAGCTATAGAGAGGGGCATTCATTTTTTGTTGGTCCCTGTATTGTTGATGCGATTACTTCCTCTAAGGGTTTTGCTTTTCCTGAGGGAGATGGCCCACTAATCTATTGTCATTTAGGGACTGTTGCGACTCAGTTTGATTCGGAAAAATTAAAATTATACGAATGCGTTATAAATGCAGTTGAAGATAATGAGTCTCTTAGGCTTGTTGTATCGACCTGCCACGAGTTGGCGACTGAGCTCTTAAAAGCTAAACGCAAAAAAATATGCAAGAGAATATCTATAAATACAAGTGTTCCTCAGCACAATATTTTAAGCAAATCTAGCCTTCTTGTTACGCATGGTGGCGGTACGTCAATTAAGGAGGCAATTCATCATGGTGTTCCAATGCTGGCATTTCCAAGGCATGCGGATCAGCCGGGAAGTGTCGCAAGGTTGGTATTTCATGGTCTCGGTGAAAGGATAAGGGTTGTGTCGACTAAATCTGTATCAAGGTTAATAGAAAAAGTCGTCGGAGATGAAAGGTACAAAACTGCCGTGCTTAAAATGAGAGATAATTTTGAATTATACAATAGCAATGGCGTAATTGATAAAGTGCTTAAAGAAATAATTGATTTTCAGTAA
- a CDS encoding prolyl oligopeptidase family serine peptidase, translated as MSPCFHKANFSDDDLAYEFDNLDKHRRLWADDYRYFSSELTKLTELSINQRKSGHMTMQELYSRGSEFSSIFCLKTDRKIVDFNQESQDYSYFCVGSWALSRCKRYIFWLADTCGNECYELFIRDLISGKTKNIDATNLSGLAVWGEGGKLYLIQKTIPSFRESSVLVYSVDDDSWDVLLEETDSRYKLSFKITSDSKYLLVVSRSTYENVINALSLSGEGSIFSTLDGKAKNIKYQVDHSNSGLVLSENRGAMDVSVYHISGFCDLKKRGSWKKLNFDIEDGQGLIDIKIYDSYIVLKLIENAQVFFRLYEVGDLNVCDEFRSCRLEENTHFLYIEKNEVFFRISSLSGESESHRTAFQTACHNQGYLLSAQDERSGLVCQRYLVKSEDLSLVPVTIVHAKDVVLDGKAPALICAYGAYGLNFSTDYNQELLPLLKKGVVYIIAHVRGGGERGGAWSEEGKREKKINTFVDFDSVVKFLIFNNFVDQKKIFAKGYSAGGLIMAWLANSSSHDFAGILACCPFVDVLGTMSDENAPGTTTEYSEWGNPREDYDHKYISAYSPYQNVTRKRYSPMYILSGAFDSQVRFTEVFNWYRRLKGSVCNFQDLIMVIDFKSGHLGRQGIYQRCSDIAQEYAYIFYRLSCMEKELS; from the coding sequence ATGTCACCTTGTTTCCATAAAGCGAACTTTTCAGATGACGATTTAGCATACGAGTTCGATAATCTGGATAAGCATAGACGTCTGTGGGCGGATGACTACAGGTATTTTTCAAGCGAATTAACTAAGTTGACGGAGCTATCGATTAATCAACGAAAGTCCGGTCATATGACTATGCAGGAGTTGTATTCTCGGGGGAGTGAGTTTTCATCGATTTTTTGTCTCAAAACGGATCGAAAAATCGTAGATTTTAATCAAGAATCTCAAGATTATTCCTATTTTTGTGTTGGTAGTTGGGCGCTGAGTCGCTGCAAGCGTTATATATTTTGGTTAGCTGATACGTGTGGGAACGAATGTTATGAGTTGTTTATACGTGATTTAATATCAGGGAAAACTAAAAATATAGATGCCACGAATCTAAGCGGTCTGGCCGTATGGGGTGAGGGTGGGAAGTTGTATTTAATCCAAAAAACTATACCCAGCTTTCGCGAGAGTTCGGTTCTCGTATATAGCGTTGACGATGATTCCTGGGATGTACTGCTTGAGGAAACGGATAGTAGGTATAAATTATCTTTTAAAATAACATCTGACTCAAAATACTTATTGGTTGTAAGTCGTTCGACATATGAAAATGTAATCAATGCTCTTAGTTTGTCTGGAGAAGGAAGTATATTTTCCACTTTAGACGGTAAGGCTAAAAACATAAAGTACCAGGTTGATCATTCTAATTCCGGTTTGGTGTTGTCAGAGAATCGTGGAGCTATGGATGTCAGTGTATACCATATTTCGGGATTTTGTGATTTAAAAAAAAGGGGTTCATGGAAAAAGCTTAATTTTGACATTGAGGACGGCCAAGGTTTAATTGACATAAAAATATACGATAGTTATATCGTCTTAAAATTAATAGAAAATGCTCAGGTATTTTTTAGACTATATGAAGTTGGTGATCTTAATGTTTGTGATGAGTTTAGAAGTTGTCGATTGGAGGAAAATACTCATTTTCTATATATTGAAAAAAACGAAGTTTTTTTTCGAATCTCGTCTCTATCCGGAGAGTCAGAGTCCCATAGGACTGCTTTTCAAACAGCTTGTCATAATCAAGGTTACTTGCTTTCGGCACAGGATGAAAGGTCGGGATTAGTATGTCAGCGATACCTTGTGAAATCAGAAGATTTGTCTTTAGTGCCTGTGACTATTGTGCATGCCAAGGATGTGGTATTGGATGGTAAGGCTCCCGCGTTAATTTGTGCGTATGGGGCATATGGTCTTAATTTCTCAACAGATTATAACCAGGAATTATTACCTTTATTAAAAAAAGGAGTTGTTTATATCATTGCCCACGTTAGAGGGGGAGGGGAAAGGGGTGGTGCCTGGAGTGAGGAGGGGAAGCGTGAAAAAAAAATTAATACATTCGTCGATTTCGATTCTGTAGTTAAGTTTCTTATATTCAATAATTTTGTTGATCAAAAGAAAATATTTGCAAAAGGTTACAGTGCTGGAGGATTAATTATGGCTTGGCTTGCGAATTCTAGCTCTCATGACTTTGCAGGTATTCTAGCTTGTTGCCCGTTTGTAGATGTGTTGGGAACTATGTCTGACGAAAATGCTCCGGGTACGACCACTGAATATTCGGAGTGGGGAAATCCTAGAGAAGACTACGATCACAAATATATTTCTGCATATTCTCCTTATCAAAATGTAACGCGAAAAAGATATTCTCCAATGTACATTTTATCCGGTGCCTTTGATTCCCAAGTCAGGTTTACTGAGGTTTTTAACTGGTATAGACGTTTGAAAGGATCGGTTTGTAATTTTCAAGATTTAATTATGGTTATAGATTTTAAGTCCGGACATTTGGGAAGGCAAGGTATCTATCAGCGCTGTTCCGATATCGCTCAGGAATACGCTTATATCTTTTATAGACTTTCCTGTATGGAAAAGGAACTGTCGTGA
- a CDS encoding radical SAM protein, which produces MSKVILPMESKKSINVWFVCGLSLCNFDCAYCASGVPNLQGKRTNDREWETEDGAFIFDKVLSWLSKQSYSIGLRLQTIGEPLVSRKFLEGVAYISHSENIRFVELVSNGSLIRKRLPFLKNKCGVDLTKLSMWLTHHHTEITPKEFVDQALYAKDQGVKVIVNSLLFPDNEDSVLKLNQLCKKYEIDINIDLGHNYNDAYPGTDYFAVSQDDRSLLLGELNSNLDVKRAAIVASLKPKGFLCSAGHDYVFISSKGDVFPCRSYYAGDPNNVLGSALDEHFRLNLRQSEYSPCRVRDICSCKEDYLHMQIARTNQTDTKSLGVGYFGAVSDSERSKMESVLLQANETKLIKVLETT; this is translated from the coding sequence TTGAGTAAGGTTATTCTGCCCATGGAATCAAAAAAAAGTATCAATGTATGGTTCGTATGCGGGTTAAGTTTATGTAATTTTGATTGTGCATACTGTGCTAGCGGTGTTCCAAATCTTCAGGGGAAGAGAACAAATGATCGCGAGTGGGAAACAGAAGATGGAGCTTTTATCTTCGATAAGGTTCTCTCTTGGCTGTCAAAGCAGAGTTACAGTATTGGTTTACGATTGCAAACCATTGGTGAGCCTTTGGTTTCAAGAAAGTTTCTTGAAGGTGTTGCATATATTAGTCATAGTGAAAATATTAGATTTGTTGAGTTAGTTTCAAATGGTTCTTTAATTAGAAAGAGGTTGCCATTTTTAAAGAACAAGTGCGGGGTTGATCTAACAAAGCTAAGTATGTGGTTGACGCATCACCATACAGAGATAACACCAAAAGAATTTGTTGACCAAGCTTTATACGCTAAAGATCAGGGCGTGAAAGTCATCGTAAATTCACTTCTGTTCCCTGATAACGAAGATTCAGTACTCAAATTAAACCAACTATGTAAAAAGTACGAGATCGATATAAATATTGATCTTGGGCATAACTACAATGACGCTTATCCTGGTACGGATTACTTCGCTGTCTCTCAAGATGATCGGTCATTGTTACTGGGTGAGCTGAATTCAAACCTTGATGTTAAGCGGGCTGCAATTGTTGCTTCCCTAAAGCCCAAGGGTTTTCTTTGTTCTGCTGGCCATGATTATGTGTTTATTTCTAGTAAAGGGGATGTGTTCCCGTGTCGATCCTATTATGCGGGCGATCCCAATAATGTGCTCGGTTCCGCTTTGGATGAGCATTTCAGGCTCAATTTGAGGCAGAGCGAGTACTCTCCATGTCGCGTAAGGGATATCTGTTCATGCAAAGAAGACTATTTACACATGCAGATTGCTAGAACAAATCAAACTGATACTAAAAGTTTGGGCGTGGGATATTTCGGTGCAGTATCTGATAGCGAGAGAAGTAAGATGGAATCAGTTCTTCTCCAGGCTAATGAAACCAAGCTAATAAAGGTCTTGGAGACCACATGA
- a CDS encoding glycosyltransferase family 2 protein codes for MTLVRLIANTNLPIYERLHKSLIQQTPNRSGKWDDIEFTFEETGECDYAVILTPPSSDIKVSCPPGRLWNFIQLQPNTKNRNTYRGDKNADRIYTVDETLVGDKYFLTPMILPWRLNKNFDQLKKMERPFKPHDILIIDNLPSSVVRENVLKDIRYDLKKQIPVINKLNNYREMEDQLYRHKYALILDEPTTKHYWGEHISDILLSWTIPIVIGQENIHDFFPPESVIQINPVNNNISKTIEKIIDHDKWEARSSALLHARHLIMENYQLFPRLCEEIHKHRSSKDNISRHPVNRLIFSNPQPEGRLQKLSEDIIGVSNTNYILKNTKNLVKQINIITSKLLKQNKWSVCVGIKNRNEMLNESLKTWLEARFVEEIIIVDWSSDEDVMEVVNKNKDSRIKVARVNGKEKYHYSAVNNLKVRLCRNEHIFITDSDIKIIDPNFLSDHRLSNGQFYHGHWTDQPHTTGSVLIRKSDFLKVNGYNESLTSYGVEDLDLQERLKKSGLKGQRIKKNYIHHIPHPREHRKNQLDSVKKNRRITSDKPWTANENMGEHEITFIEL; via the coding sequence ATGACTTTAGTAAGATTAATTGCAAATACAAATTTGCCCATATATGAAAGGCTTCATAAGAGTCTTATTCAACAGACGCCTAATAGATCAGGAAAATGGGACGATATAGAGTTTACATTCGAAGAAACTGGCGAATGCGATTATGCTGTGATATTAACGCCGCCGAGCTCTGACATTAAAGTAAGTTGCCCACCAGGTAGGCTATGGAATTTTATTCAACTTCAGCCTAACACAAAGAATAGAAATACGTATAGAGGTGATAAGAACGCGGATAGAATATATACCGTCGATGAAACATTAGTCGGTGACAAATACTTTCTAACACCAATGATTCTCCCCTGGAGGCTAAATAAAAACTTTGATCAATTAAAAAAAATGGAGAGGCCATTTAAACCCCACGACATTCTTATTATTGATAACTTACCTTCATCAGTTGTTAGAGAAAATGTATTAAAAGACATAAGATACGACTTGAAAAAGCAGATTCCTGTGATCAATAAATTGAATAACTATCGGGAGATGGAAGATCAGCTATATAGACATAAGTACGCTCTAATTTTGGATGAGCCTACGACAAAACACTACTGGGGTGAGCATATCTCAGATATATTACTAAGTTGGACAATACCAATTGTTATAGGGCAGGAAAACATTCATGATTTCTTCCCCCCAGAATCAGTGATTCAAATTAACCCCGTGAATAATAATATATCAAAGACAATAGAAAAAATTATTGATCATGATAAATGGGAAGCGAGGTCTTCAGCACTTTTACATGCTCGCCACCTAATTATGGAGAATTACCAACTTTTCCCAAGATTATGTGAAGAAATACACAAACATCGATCTTCAAAAGATAACATCTCCCGACATCCAGTTAACAGGCTAATTTTTTCAAATCCCCAGCCGGAGGGCAGGCTTCAAAAATTATCTGAGGATATTATCGGGGTAAGTAATACAAACTACATACTAAAAAATACTAAAAATTTGGTCAAACAAATTAATATTATAACCTCCAAACTTCTAAAACAAAACAAATGGTCTGTTTGTGTCGGAATAAAAAACAGAAACGAGATGCTGAATGAGTCCTTGAAAACTTGGCTAGAAGCTCGTTTTGTCGAAGAAATTATCATTGTGGACTGGAGTTCTGATGAAGACGTTATGGAAGTAGTCAACAAAAACAAGGATTCAAGAATAAAGGTTGCCAGAGTAAACGGAAAAGAAAAATATCACTATTCCGCAGTAAACAATCTAAAAGTTAGACTCTGTCGTAATGAACACATATTTATTACTGACAGTGACATTAAGATAATTGATCCGAATTTTCTTTCGGATCACCGTCTTTCAAACGGACAATTTTATCATGGACACTGGACAGATCAACCACACACAACGGGATCCGTTCTAATAAGAAAGTCTGACTTTCTCAAAGTCAACGGCTACAACGAAAGCCTAACCTCCTATGGAGTTGAAGATCTCGACTTACAGGAGAGACTAAAAAAATCTGGGTTGAAAGGTCAAAGAATTAAGAAAAACTACATTCATCATATTCCACATCCTAGAGAACACAGAAAAAATCAACTTGATTCAGTTAAGAAAAACCGCCGTATAACCTCAGACAAACCGTGGACAGCTAACGAAAATATGGGCGAACATGAAATTACCTTTATTGAACTGTAA
- a CDS encoding HlyD family secretion protein — MKNNFFRKEAVDNFYSEKNSNLIEVESFSSKITLIVLGIISSIFLLIIIFIPYSNKVKVSGILVPDKGISRLYSKSSGFISEIHINKDDLVEAGQSILSIRISGSTSESENEYKDKLKNLESQRSIIYEQIKVNNLNTEKKSERVKQAIEESLRKVDVLKTVLELNKKSYALAKDQLKAATVSRDHLAPYRIAEIDSNKSIYETKSELISVEIHITNLLREKEQLEAENKLSNQKYNLRLSEIEQSIITLKSHYQYEITSPIKGKIIGLQGNVGDRINELTTLATIIPEKSSLIAKLFVPANGMGNIGIGDRVKVAYSAFPKNTYGMFDGTISALGDTVLKENEVHTLLSLPKEHYFVFHCDIDRQSIKIEDKLYNLKPGMELTATIVTDRRNIFFRTFKPIIELLKNM; from the coding sequence ATGAAAAATAATTTTTTCCGCAAAGAAGCAGTAGATAATTTCTATTCCGAGAAGAATAGTAATTTAATTGAGGTGGAATCATTTTCGTCAAAAATAACCTTAATTGTTTTAGGTATAATTTCAAGCATATTTTTACTTATTATAATATTTATACCCTATTCAAACAAAGTTAAAGTCTCTGGGATACTAGTCCCAGATAAAGGAATATCAAGGTTGTATTCCAAATCTTCAGGATTTATTAGTGAAATACATATAAATAAAGATGATTTAGTTGAAGCTGGGCAATCAATACTTTCCATACGAATAAGCGGATCAACATCAGAAAGTGAAAACGAATACAAAGACAAACTCAAAAACCTAGAAAGCCAAAGATCAATAATATATGAGCAGATAAAAGTTAACAATTTGAACACAGAAAAGAAATCGGAACGTGTAAAACAAGCTATAGAGGAAAGTCTTAGAAAGGTTGATGTACTAAAAACCGTATTAGAACTAAACAAGAAAAGCTATGCTTTAGCAAAAGATCAACTTAAGGCAGCTACCGTATCGAGAGACCATTTGGCCCCCTACCGCATAGCGGAAATAGATTCAAACAAATCAATATATGAAACCAAATCGGAATTAATCTCAGTTGAGATTCACATAACCAATTTACTACGAGAAAAAGAGCAACTTGAAGCAGAGAATAAATTATCAAATCAAAAATATAATCTTAGATTAAGTGAAATTGAACAGTCAATTATTACGCTAAAATCACATTACCAATATGAAATTACATCTCCTATTAAAGGAAAAATAATAGGCCTACAAGGAAATGTAGGAGACAGAATAAATGAACTAACTACCTTAGCCACGATTATACCTGAAAAATCGTCACTTATTGCTAAATTATTTGTTCCTGCAAATGGAATGGGGAATATTGGTATCGGGGACAGAGTAAAAGTTGCCTATTCAGCTTTTCCAAAAAACACCTATGGAATGTTTGACGGAACAATATCGGCATTAGGCGATACCGTGCTAAAAGAAAACGAAGTTCACACATTACTTTCATTACCCAAAGAACACTACTTCGTTTTTCATTGTGATATAGATAGACAATCAATCAAGATAGAAGACAAATTATATAATTTAAAGCCAGGCATGGAGTTAACAGCCACAATTGTAACTGATAGAAGAAATATATTTTTTCGAACTTTTAAACCAATTATAGAGCTTCTGAAAAATATGTAA
- a CDS encoding peptidase domain-containing ABC transporter, translated as MNNYLNFNKVKEKVPVLLQDYDHDGTLVCLTMVLRYYGNFKNISVIRKQSQQAHTGEAFEDLLKMADNCHLSAKQRRIEFNQIDKLLLPAIIHWELNRFVVLTNVSSSTITIHDPTFGKKVINRKEANKLFSGYSFELKPKASFDKPEQNKSFDLNEVFGLLSGFRSSLKASILLALFSQVFILSFPFCYRIVIDRVVENGDANLLFIILSFFTVLAIFHFLVSLQKAREELFLGTNLIYQTTSNVVRHLFSLPIKYFESRVPGDIVSRVTASRELEKVLSERFISSTINAAISILVLIIIFAHDLTIGFAFVLFIAIFSVISTIHFKKLAVIERESAINAEEERTNLSESVQSIQTIKLYAAEIEQLNEWDRKYITTLNSNIKKSRSRLLFRQSGDLIFNLNRLFVMYLSIMMVINGTFTVGEFFSIFIYGTLLTTRVRDLIESIVGYQMLFVRLARVSDILLEAPENTNTNNPAPTNLTGAISISNLTFKYPNEGKNLIENLSLDIVPGEFIVLTGASGCGKTTLLKLILGLYNADSGEIRYDDVSIKNSDLRGLRKQFGTVMQNDSIFSGSIASNIALFDSNPNYERIQEVAKLALIDDVIQKFPAKYDTIIRQNSGRLSAGQTQRVILARALYKDPKVLFIDEGTAFLDVETEIRLNRNLQSLNVTRIAVAHRPESIRLADRIFDLSEQQFIDKYNFINKFESNRPQL; from the coding sequence GTGAACAATTATCTCAACTTCAACAAAGTTAAAGAAAAAGTCCCCGTTCTTCTTCAGGATTATGACCATGATGGTACATTAGTTTGTCTTACCATGGTTTTGAGATACTATGGTAACTTTAAGAATATTAGCGTTATTCGAAAACAATCTCAGCAGGCGCATACAGGTGAAGCATTTGAAGACTTACTAAAAATGGCGGATAATTGTCATTTAAGTGCAAAGCAGCGGCGCATTGAATTTAATCAGATTGACAAACTTCTTTTACCAGCAATTATTCATTGGGAACTTAATAGATTTGTTGTATTAACAAACGTATCATCAAGCACTATAACCATACACGACCCAACTTTTGGGAAAAAGGTTATCAACAGAAAGGAAGCCAATAAATTATTTTCTGGATACTCTTTTGAACTCAAACCTAAAGCATCATTTGATAAACCTGAGCAAAACAAAAGCTTCGACTTAAATGAAGTATTTGGTCTACTCAGTGGTTTCCGATCTTCTCTTAAGGCAAGTATTTTACTTGCTCTATTTTCCCAGGTGTTTATTCTATCATTTCCTTTTTGCTACAGGATTGTAATTGATAGAGTTGTTGAAAATGGTGACGCCAACTTATTATTTATTATTCTATCATTTTTTACCGTGCTAGCCATATTTCATTTTCTCGTAAGCCTTCAAAAAGCGAGAGAAGAGTTATTTTTGGGTACCAATTTAATATATCAGACAACTTCAAATGTCGTCAGACATCTATTCTCCTTACCTATCAAATATTTCGAATCAAGGGTGCCAGGAGATATTGTATCCCGCGTAACAGCATCAAGAGAACTCGAAAAAGTCCTTTCAGAACGATTTATTAGTTCTACCATTAATGCTGCCATATCTATTCTTGTTCTTATCATCATATTTGCCCATGATCTTACTATAGGTTTCGCTTTTGTACTTTTCATTGCAATATTTTCGGTGATTTCAACAATTCACTTTAAAAAGTTAGCAGTTATTGAAAGAGAGTCAGCTATTAATGCTGAAGAAGAACGTACTAACTTATCCGAATCCGTCCAATCTATCCAGACAATTAAACTATATGCGGCAGAAATTGAACAACTAAACGAATGGGATAGAAAGTACATCACCACCCTAAACAGTAACATTAAGAAAAGTCGCTCTAGGTTACTTTTCCGGCAGTCAGGGGATCTTATATTTAATCTAAATCGATTATTCGTAATGTATCTATCTATTATGATGGTAATTAATGGTACCTTTACAGTTGGAGAGTTTTTTTCAATATTTATTTATGGAACACTTTTAACAACACGTGTTCGAGACTTAATAGAGTCAATTGTCGGATATCAAATGTTGTTTGTTAGACTTGCTCGAGTATCAGACATACTCCTGGAAGCACCCGAAAACACTAATACCAACAATCCTGCGCCTACAAATTTGACCGGTGCTATTTCGATTTCAAATCTTACTTTCAAATATCCAAATGAAGGAAAAAATTTAATTGAAAACTTAAGTTTGGACATTGTTCCCGGTGAATTTATAGTTTTAACAGGCGCTTCGGGCTGCGGAAAAACTACTCTACTTAAGCTTATCTTAGGGTTATATAACGCCGATTCAGGAGAGATTCGATACGATGATGTCAGTATTAAAAATAGTGATTTACGAGGTCTGAGAAAGCAGTTTGGGACAGTAATGCAAAATGACTCTATTTTTTCCGGATCAATTGCTAGCAATATAGCACTATTTGATTCAAATCCAAATTACGAAAGGATTCAAGAGGTAGCTAAGTTAGCTCTTATTGACGACGTAATTCAAAAGTTTCCGGCAAAGTATGACACAATAATAAGACAAAATAGCGGGAGATTATCAGCTGGCCAAACTCAAAGAGTAATATTAGCAAGAGCTCTTTATAAAGATCCTAAAGTATTATTTATTGATGAGGGAACTGCATTTTTAGATGTTGAAACCGAAATCCGACTTAACAGAAACCTACAGTCTCTTAATGTAACACGTATCGCTGTAGCACACAGACCAGAATCCATTCGTCTTGCTGATAGAATATTTGACCTAAGCGAACAACAGTTTATCGACAAATACAACTTTATTAATAAATTTGAATCAAATAGACCGCAACTGTAA